In Ascaphus truei isolate aAscTru1 chromosome 2, aAscTru1.hap1, whole genome shotgun sequence, the genomic stretch acacctgcaaaatgaaatgtttttttcccacatacatttctgtgtgtatttgaaagtctggttaactacctgtctgcatgagtttaaatacgtgtgtatctatatatatataaatatatctctctcataaaaatatatatatatagtgtatattgtactatatgtatagtgtgtgtgtgtgtgtgtgtgtgtgtatatatgtatatgtatatatatatatatatatatatatatatatatataatgtatctttttttttttttttttatattgcaggagtacacacaacatattgatggcagtaagtaggccttgtatgaaacctatttaaatggtgataaacatgagtgaattaagtaataaacatttgtttgcacccaataatgttagaggctcacacttagtatagttgtcaaacattaggcctgtattattaaaatagtgtgttttcacaaggaagcatgaagtgtatgttttttgtaaatacatctataccagtttagatagtactatatatatacacacacacacacacacacacagtgtgtgtctgtgtgtgtgtgtgcatatatcaatacatactacatatattttagtataaattcagagatgttcttgaaacaagaacacataaatgattaaaggacaacattacaatggccaccaaaggtaagtaatatttaacacaaaatcctgctgtacacgtacaagaaagatgtttgcagttaaataggtgcttttataattgcatgaaaataatatgcacatgcaatgattacatcaattaacacacccaaatgcaatgttttgctgcaaagtcaatggcagcttctctaaacttagcaactggctcctggtggagcattactgaacagacgattaatacatcaatatttataacactattcattaattaggagtgttaacatttccaaaaattcacgtgtacaagaacatacttgaaagtttggaaacaacacagtcttcagcatacatacaatagtaattagataatctgaagtcaacaaaacaaggccaaagacatattttgtgaattttaaaatttattttttttgttctttttgcgagcgagtaacaggcctgcttgttgtctcttgaattttcctttttcttttgccaccaactttaggtacaacagagccactttgactggcctctggcacttcacgggcagggcttgtggccagtgactcacctacagggcttttgggcagtgactcacctacagggcttttgggtagtgactgttcacctacagggcttgtggccagtgactcacctacagggcttgtggccagtgactcacctacagggcttttgggcagcgattcacctacagggcttttgggcagcgattcacctacagggcttttgggcagtgactcacctacagggcttttgggtagtgactgttcacggacagggcttgtgcccactgacacatgtgagcaagttggtagacactgcacaagtgatggttggtctgtttcatgtgtgtcttgttttgtttttgtcgcctcctttgtaggtgtctgctgctgaatttgtacagatggcagcggtaggatgtcatcaggaacctgcacagcaatgtctgctacttgaccggtaacatttgggcctggtgaatgaatatcagatgaatgtggtgaaaactgacctgcatgaacagatccgggctgggaggtgttgaattgtggtacattagtcattctccagtaattagcttgtgtttgctgaacaactaatgcttcgaatgaggtgttgattttttgcaactgtttaggcacttcaatgaagactctgtggagatgtgccaattgtgaaactgtttcttcctgcagtgcaatcatcctttccagcactgtcatcaggtcagaatggcgacgattttctgcttccacaatttttccctcagaagctacaattgcatcatatgtggtttttgctggacgatttggcggtaaaacagtttcaattggaacctcttcatggtcacttgcttgtatttgtgtgtctatggcggcggcggcggcatcatcatcatcatcatcatcatcatcatcaaaatcctcttcatcatgttctacaaataaatgtacacattattaaatggcatgttaatctctgctgtgttactatgtaattctactgtgtcataagtaacaactaacatgtttccatacgttttataacctcacattaaaaactaccttgacttaagaataatgtttggactcagtatgaaatatgaatgaatgaaaacttgctgtaaactcacaactcctacatgatagttaacatcactaacacaatacaagttgccttacacttcattttcactgacactaagtaatcctatttaaagaagatgtgcaaaacaaataatgaacatgacaacataacatatagaagagcacatattatatggccaccaactgatacactcaccttctaggtgtgttgagctggctgacccaggtgaagacacttgttcagtctcaggtgacacatgtccttcaggggcaactatatataacaataacataagttttacatttacatgtgtaaatattgaacaaacagttattgtatgttctgtatttatgagtacctaatagcatcatttccttaacccaaaatgtgtgtgtgaaagtgaacataaatagttgtaataacaatgtacatgcctgtgtacttagaacttttgagttccctaacataaaacatactatgttcctgcagtaatgcgtgaggataaatagataaaatttgtacataaaaatcatatgttgtgtagtgatatcagtatcataatgtacataactatcatgagatgaccattcacaatggttatcatgaaggtggtcatattgcaaaaagtgttgtttttggtagaggatatgtgtggtacattaatataagatgtggcacacatgaatgtggctgtgactaaacaagacaacacatgcagtgtgtgataatgtgtcgttgatagtagtagttcaactatagatatgagtgaactaatgtgtgacgtacgctttgataagtaatgagttgttggggcatttagtagctaaagtgaagctttcaaatgagtgtgattaacttcagttgtgctagtcaggttgtaagaacggtattcccttccccaaaaagcctaatcagccacacctttcaattacttgaaacaggtgaaaatggtgtgaactaagttgaccctaaaatgaggctgcaattagtgtgtgtgctgaaccccaccccctctgttgaagtgtatgctgtgatgagatattaattgcagctgctttaacacaatggtagatgagctaaatagtcgtgtgcagtttttaagttatgaaaacaatgacataaaatatgatacgtgtgcctcattatgctgtctgtatatgagttaaagcaaaaatggaccttttcataaacaactatagatgtgttagtgcaagtgatgtttgtaggccgttgcatgcaatatatttgatgcatgcttaaaataggcagtaatgtcatgtttgtcggagtaaaataaataaaatacacaataatattctacatatttctgttctgtacctgtagctagtaataatttctgattaacatgtgttacacatgtgtactaccctgttgttccccatcttcgcccaccatcaattgcttccactgcagcaatgcattttgggaattcacatgtaaatgagcacgcaatggcacgtgctatattagttactgcttttagtaggactacaacatatatgtctattttgagatatatatatatacagaatcagacatacacatatatagatacaggtatgcttatattgtgaagacagtataaaaagcagtgtaactatgcaaaataactgtaagcaacgacacgcctagtacagtaatatttctcacctggtggaaattgtgaggggtaaattcctatatcacggtcaccaggtaagccttccacgacgacgggaagtaattttgcccgaagcagctcctccaatggacttaatatgagacgttgtggtgtgggcccacctccagtgccagtagcatgcacgcgttggtgttgtattttctttttcaatttggacctaatatcatcaaatctcttgtgacaattccgcttgtccctcacatgattcccacacgcattgacaccaatgactattgtgtcccacatttcttttctgcttgctgaacttgtccgcccttgaaaaacatataaaatatatgaggtaaatgaataataatagaagcaccagtttcctacactgctagctgttccaagagatagcaaacatgctgttttatgtgtaatatgtgaagcacatgagcattcactactaaacctatacatgtaagcaaggttgcattcatattgtatgcagttatggcaaattgaccgcctgtgtttagttgtccttgtaaggcatgataaaaagctgtgtttccagactaattaacatagaaagatattgtgaacccatatttgcatatgaacaaaactcagatgacctaggatcacatgtatttgaataataaatgtaaaggtacacttacctagtaaatgtccatatatactgtcatagtgctccagaatgccagtgacaagagctgtattttcctggtcattgaagcgaggattacgtggcttctccacacgtttcttccgagcaggtttagggtcagagcttggctggtgctgactggactctccttcttccaatggaagagcctccaaaagctggccaccagcaagcacgccaccaccagacaccccatcagcaactgcgccaccagcagcactcacagcaccagcactcccactcctagcaccagcactcccactcctagcaccagcactcccactcccagcaacagcactcccactcccagcaacaacactcccactcccagcaacagcactcccactcacagcaacagcactcccactcacagcaacagcactcccactcacagcaacagcactcccagcaacagcactcccactcccagcaacagcactcccactcccagcaccagcactcccactcccagcaacaccactcggtgcaccagcaacatcactcccctgaacagtacgttcactccgacgcgtactcgcacgagtagcactcccactcccaccagcatcactcttcccacgctttgcgggcatacttccagcactcacaaaaaacagacaactaatgtacagccaatcacacgaaacacttccacatataaaacaagacaaagatgtaaacaaaacaacaatggacaaagctcacccaatacacaacaagtctctccgtcaatatgcaaatgttcaatcagccagctctgtgcgtctctctctctctcactcccaacaacacagagaatgattagcagtacacgttgcctttaaatatggcgcgcaatccaaaacatgcttgtttcgcctgattcagcaagatttgtgattgggcaacctatcagcaccccgccacgcacgccgatacacctgtgtgtgatcggataatcatcgtgagagtgggcggatttgttttcgggttgattttgaatgtattcggcacttactgcatacggagaggaaaaatcgccattaacatgactaatcggtaagcttgccgatttcacttaatcgacgcttactgcatgaggccctagatcCCATTCTAAAACCATATGTCTCCTCAGGTCCTAATATAATCTTTAAGAGAGCTAAAACTATAGCAAATACACTTTCGCCAACTCTCTTTAGACTTTAGACAGAAAATGAGTCATTATTACCAAAGGGATCGTTTAAATGCAACCATTGCAAAATATGTGATAGAATGAATTCTAAACATACATTTACATCTACAGTTACAAGGGAAACCCACAAAGTGAGGtcatttatcaattgtaattcAACTTTTATAATTTATCTTCTAACTTGTGGCTGCGGGCAACAATATGTCGGCAGATCCACAAGATGTTTAAAAATTAGAATCATGGAACATTTACGCTTAATTGCTAAAAGAGATCAGAATCATCCGGTCCCAAAGCACATCACCTCCTGTAACATTGATCTTTTTAAATTCCAGGGCATTGAATATATCCCACCTCTACCAAGAGGAGGAGATAGAACTAAGGTGTTAGATAAACGTGAGGCTTTTTGGATCTTTACCCTTAGGACTAGGACGCCATTAGGGATGAATGTTGAGTGGAACTTGGGATCCTTCCTTTAGATCGATTTTTGGGTTTTTCTTTAGATTATCTTTCTTTAGATTATCCGTCTTTGGGAATTATTCTTAATGTTCATTTTTGCTATAAATGTTATGTACATAAAAACTAGTTATATATAAGATCTGACCTCCTTTGAATGATAATGTGTTAAGTTCCTATTGATAGACTGATTTATATTGATTGTGTGGGTCTGTGGCCTTCCGAGTCTAGAGTGGTTCACATCCACATTATTAATGCTACAGTTATTATCTCTAATCATTTTCATGTTACTGATTGTGCCTCATCTGATTAATAATGATTAATACTGTTTCTTGATTTCTCATGATGTATTGATTTGTATTTATGATGTTGATGTGTGACCACTCTGAGTCTAGAGTGGTTCACATTTACATCATTGATGTTATCTCTTTTATCCCTTGCCTCTATTTCTTGCCCATGTTGTTGTTCTTCTCTGTCCCATGTTTGGAGCAGATGACATCTTTTCTCTTTATTCATAATGTTTGGGATGTTGAGCCAGGACAGGGTGAGGATTTGTTACATGATCATATCTAAAGATTTAGGTATATGTGTTTTCATAGTGTTGTATACCAATACAAAGGATTGATGTAAGATAATCCACAATGTTAAATATAAATTTTGTGGTCATACTATACATTATTTCTATAAGAGAAATTTTCCAATGTTTACTAAGTAATGTTTAAATTCCATCTTATGCTCTGTTTCGCATGCACTAGTATATATGattcattatattttatttaaaaaaaaaatagaaactgAAATGTAATATTGTCATCAAGTAACTTATTGGTCATGTTGATTTTTGTTACTCTTTAATATGTTACAAGTATGGATTTTATATACTATTGCATGAATACCAATACATTCAAAGTTTAACCATGTCCTGGTGATGCCTCAGCTATATTTTCAGTCATTAATGTATTGCCTGACTTTATTATTTTCAAATGCTCTGTGGCTAAGGTACTATACAGAAGACTTGCATATTGTtttcaatataatttttattgttgttttttaaatttacttagtttgttttttgttcgttatatttttattaataaagttgCTTTTATTGTATAGTTCTGTAGGCCTATCCGCTGCTCCAATGGTGGAGTGCGCCGCATGCACGTGGCCCGGTACATGGTCCCGCGCTTCTGACGTCCCTCTTTGGTAGAGCAGTGAGCGGGTAGTTGTGTCCTCCTGTCTGCATCTCCCATGGGGGCGTGCGTTGCATGCGCGCGGCTCTACATGTGGTCGCGCGCCTCTGACTTTGCTCCCTGCGATGTGGTGGGTAGGCGGTCTCAGAGCCTGTGTTTTGATCCTATGAGGGCGTACGTTGCGCGCGCATGGCCCGGAATGCAGTTGCGCGCTTTTTGACATCAATCCCGGCAGTGCAATGGATGGTCAGGTATGTGTATAAAATAAGTACAGTTTACTTGGAccctacaccttgataaagtgcatcggcataaaacgcgtaggtgcgtttgtcTAGTCCATTATTTTTTGAGCCTGCAATAAATTGATCTGATTACTTGGAGGTTGCTTGCGGATTTTTTCACTTTTCAAGATTGGAGGTCCTCTTTCTGTGTTCTGTCACACACTAcacttctaacacacacacacacacacacacacacacacacacacacacacacacacacacacacacacacacacacacacacacacacacacacacacacacacacacacacacacatatatatacacatatatatatatacacatatacatacatatatgtgtgtgtgtatgtgtatatatatatatatatatatatatatatatatatgtatatatgtatatatatatatatatgtatgtatgtatgtatatatgtatgtatgtatgtatgtatatatgtatgtatatgcatatgtatatgtatgtatatgtgtgtatatgtgtgtgtatgtgtgtatatgtgtgtgtgtgtgtgtgtgtatatatatatatgtgtgtatatatatgtgtatatatgtgtatacattcCTTTAATATCACGATTAATCAGGAAATGAGATTGGTTTTTGTAAAGACTTCAACAAATGTTAAGAAAATGAAAAGCAGCATGGTAGATTTTAATCACCAACATTGTGaaactttattttatttcaacATTGTTACAAGTTGTACTCTTTTCTACAGGAGAAATTATTACCATGTTATCCAGATTTTACCATATGTTGTTTTTCCTATATAAAAATATCTAATTATTAAATGGCAAGGTCTTATTCTGGTGTGTCAGATTTGCTGGGAGACACCCTGACAATGTTAATGAACTTTTTGTGGATTCCAATACTGCCTAAAGTATGTGGCTGTGCCATGTACAGACAATATAAAACCTCTTGAAGTCTTATAATTTGATCTGCATATCATATTAGAGCTAAGAGCAATTCTCCAACCACAAGCCCACTAGTTTAAAGTTTGCCCAAGACCCTTCTACactgaagagatcagtgtataaaTCAGTCATAGGATTTAGGTACCATGTGATAgtgttgttgttgttggtggTGTTGTTTAATAGTAAACATAAGGGAGGCAAGAAAATAAAACATGggtgtatatacagttgtgtgaaaaagaaacatACAAAACCACTAACACATACAAGACAACAAACAGCTGAGACAATCAAATGACTGATTtacataaaaaacatttaatatcacAACTCAATGTATACAATATAAACACTATAAAATTAGGTCACATGTGCACTCCGACACTAGCTAAGCTGGCCGCTTACCAGACATCAATAGTAAGAAGGCgatggatatatctgagagtatcccctctcgtgttGGCAAATATCAGATCCCAGACGTCTCACTCGATCAGCAGGGGCTTCCGAGGGGGTTTCTCCTTTTCCTCCACAGCAAACACCTCAGCTGGGCAGACAAACCGGGCAGCGTGTCGCAGGAGCAAGTGTCACCACGTGTGCAACA encodes the following:
- the LOC142488179 gene encoding uncharacterized protein LOC142488179, whose protein sequence is MSDKEKEKKVISMELDYGAMSIDYAVGWLLRAGVLRCCCTRGDTCSCDTLPVAPEGHVSPETEQVSSPGSASSTHLEEHDEEDFDDDDDDDDDDAAAAAIDTQIQASDHEEVPIETVLPPNRPAKTTYDAIVASEGKIVEAENRRHSDLMTVLERMIALQEETVSQLAHLHRVFIEVPKQLQKINTSFEALVVQQTQANYWRMTNVPQFNTSQPGSVHAGQFSPHSSDIHSPGPNVTGQVADIAVQVPDDILPLPSVQIQQQTPTKEATKTKQDTHETDQPSLVQCLPTCSHVSVGTSPVREQSLPKSPVGESLPKSPVGESLPKSPVGESLPKSPVGESLATSPVGESLATSPVGEQSLPKSPVGESLPKSPVGESLATSPAREVPEASQSGSVVPKVGGKRKRKIQETTSRPVTRSQKEQKK